GAGGTTTAGAGAGATTGAGGCGCTTTGCCCAGGGTCACTATCTAATTCAGTGATCCAACAAGCCCAGTGGGGATCTTCCACCTGAAAGTCTGGTTCCTTTTCCAACTAATTCTATCTTTACTTTAGAATGCACAAGATTTCCCCTTTTCTTCATAACCAAGTATTTCAATCCGTGTAGCGAGGACCATGGTTCAGTTGCCATCTTTGTATTTGAAGGTCGCCTTGCAGGGAGAGATTGCCTTTGGAGGAAGAAGCCACCCAGAGTATCCTAACCTCAGGAAAGCAGTTACTACGTACACCTTGAAGATATTTCTTCCTGGGCATTGGATGCCTTTTTATATCTCATGTGTCCTTGAAGTATCACAATGAAGAGGAAGTCACCCTCATACATTAGCAGGGCCTAGAGAAGTCACTGGACTCAGATCCCTGGGGTTGCTGGGCAGGGTGTGATCCTTCTCTTTGTCCTCCTTGCCCTGGGGCACGCACCATGCCTTCCGAGCCACCCAGAAGCGACTGGGGAAAGGTGcctgcagcaggagcagctgccTCGATGGTTACAAGTTGGCATCTGTGGCATATAAAGCCCACGAGGCGTGATGGAGGTTTTGAGGCCTGGGGAGGCGTGGTCAGGGCCCCAACACCCACCCCACAGCAGTAAGTGGAGGTGGTAGGCACTCTTCCCCTTTCACATTACCCATTCTCCACTGGTTCTCCATAtacttcctctcttttcctttttcttcaaatGACCCCATTCAAGTTCAAATGCTATAAAGAAAGTGTCATGTTAGTAACTTAACATCCATAGCAAAGTAACACCTCCTTTTGCATTTGCAAAGCCTGCCCAGACATAACAAAAGAGAATGAATTCATAATTCCAGGTTTAAGTTATTCGGCCCTgagatttttttgaaatatatttttattgatttcagagaaaggaagggagagggagagagagatagaagcatcaatgatgagtgagaatcattgataggctgcctcctgcacagcccccgctggggatcgaacttgcagcccaggcatgtgtcctgaccgggaatcgaaccatgacctcctggttcataggtcgacactcaatcacagagccacactggccaagctcagccctgagatttttaaaaattattaggccTATATTAAATTGTTATGTCTATATTATCATATTAAAGTGTATTATATGCTATATTGTTATACTGATATTGGTTTTAAATGCTAGAGTGATttctaattgtattttttaatcaaagaagTGAAGTAACTATATTGTTTAGTAGATTTAATTACATTGTGAAGGATTGTCATATGTTCAGTAAGTGCATTAAAAGTCTTGATTATTGGATATTATTGAGCAATGAAAACACAGCATTACTATTTATGTGTAACAGGACCGCTTGGCTTGGCTGGAGCTAAGAAGGAACCAGACATGAACATTGTGTAGAGTTGGGTGACATCTTCCTGTGCTAGAAGCTGAATAAACAAGCTTCGTGACTCTCACAGAATATTCTGGAATGTAAAAACAGGTATCTGGCCATCTCCTGACTTCATTCTTCACGGGGGAAGGATCTTGAGTCCTGGCCACAACTGGGCTCAGACATTAATTGGCATGTCTGATGAGTGAATGGCGGAGAAGCCAGATTGCAGAAGGGTCCCCAAGAGGGAGAAAAAGTCACTATCAGCAGAGATCTGACCGTGGGGTAGACACAAATGCCATGTGGGGTAGAGCCCCGTCTGCCCTCACTTCTGTCCCTAATGAGTGTGGGTGCTTCCTGGGAAGGAGAGGGCTGTGTGGTAACTGACCATTGTTTCACCAGGAGTCCAGGCCCTCTGCTGTGCGACGTCCCTCCAGGAGTCCTGGGTGCCGCGTGGAGACGTTTCCACACTGACTAGAGAGAGGTGGGTGAGGCCTCAGAGACCCGGAGAGTGTGAAGCAGCTCTCGCACGTGCCTCCGTTGGTCTGAGAAGGGTCAACACCATCACAGTCTGCTAGCATCTGGAGAGACACCGCAGCCGGGGAACTACAGAGCCACTGGCAGTGGCGCTGTCCTGAGACACTAACCACCCATCTTGGGTCAAGTCTAGAGCTATAACGGGAAGTGCTGCGTTCCTGCCACCTCAGCAGGAACTGGGCAAGGAAGGGTTACTGGTCCAGAAGACTTCGGGCTGCTGTTGGAGGGACCTGACCGGAAACCCCTTCCCTGGTGGGTTGTGGGTTCGGGACTTGATCCAGGATACTTGAAATCCTAAGGGAGTGCCTACCTGCACTGCAAATTCATTGTACCCTAGAGTTAGAGCCAATAGATACTCGTGAGGATGGCACTGGCGCTGTTGGAGGACTGGTGCCGGCTGATGAGTGTGGATGATCAGAAATCCCTGATGGTGATGGGGATCCCAGTGGAGTGTGAGGAGGCTGAGATCCAGGAGGTTCTCCAGGAGACGTTAAAGTCTCTGGGCAGGTACCGGCTGCTCGGCAAGATATTCAGGAAGCAGGAGAATGCCAGCGCCGTCTTATTGGAGCTCCTGGGGGACACTGATGTCTCGGAGATCCCCAGTGAGGttcaggggagggggggcgtctGGAAAGTGGTCTTTAAGACCCCTAACCAGGACGCTGAATTTCTTGAAAGGCTGCACCTCTTTCTAGAAAAAGAGGGGCAGACGGTCTCGGGTATGTTCCGAGCCCTTGGGCATGAGGGCGTGTCTCCAGCCTCAGCGCCCTGCGTGTCGCCAGAGTTGTTGGCCCAGGTGGTGGGGCAGGCAGTAGCACAtgccccgcagcccctgctgCCCATGCGATACCGGAAGCTGCGGGTGTTCTCGGGCAGTGCTGTGCCCGCCCCAGAGGAGGAGCCCTTTGAAATCTGGTTGGAACAGGCCACTGAGATCGTCAAAGAGTGGCCGGTAGCAGAGGCAGAAAAGAAAAGGTGGCTGATGGAAAGCCTGCGCGGCCCCGCCCTGGACCTCCTGCGCATACTGCAGGCAGACAATCCTTCTGTGAGTGTGGACGAGTGTCTGGAGGCATTCAAGCAAGTGTTTGGGAGCCTGGAGAGCCGCCGGACCTCCCAGGTGAGGTACCTGAAGACCTatcaggaggaaggagagaagatcTCCGCCTACGTGCTGCGGCTGGAGTCGCTGCTCCGCAAGGCTGTGGAGAAACGCGCCATCCCCAGGAATATCGCAGACCAGGTCCGCCTGGAGCAGGTGCTGGCCGGGGCGAGCCTCAGTGAGACCCTGTGGTGCAGGCTTAGGGAGCTGAAAGACCAGGGGCCGGCCCCCGGCTTCCTTGAGTTAATGAAGGTGATccgggaagaggaggaggaagaggccgCTTTTGAAAATGAGAATACTGACGAGTCAGATGAAGGCGATGGCTATGGCCACTGGCATAAGGAGGTTGATAACTGAAAGCTGAGTCAGAGTGAGACTGCAGCCTGGGCCCGGGGCTGCGCTTTACCAGGCTAAGACCTTTTCCATGGTCTTTTCTTTAGTGACTGCGATTAAAACCAAGGCATTCAAGCCAAGTCTTGATTCTTTCTGAGGAAAAAATTATCTGAGAGTTTCTTGGACCTTAGCATAGATTaccaataaacaaaatattaaattccAAATGTGATATAGTAACCTAAAGGAAATGTCACGTTTCCTGTAAATATCCCCAAGAGACAAAGTTTGCCCATACCATAGAAAGCAGAATTGACATGAGAAAAAAGTATCCTTTGTAACCTACCTGAAAacctaggcttttttttttttacctgtcgGGTGATTTTCTTTATCGAATCAGCAAATTCCATGTCCCTGAAGCAGTGAGAGGCTCTGTTCAAGGAGGTAACAGTCCTAAGGGCACAGCTGTGCTCTCAGAGAGCGACAGGCTGGTCAGGACAGGCCTCCCGTGTGGAAGCTGAACAACCTCATGTGTAAATAAGTTTAGACGCCAGTAGCAGTGCAGTTGCCAAATGAACACGACCATCTCCACCTTCAGGATTCTCTCCTTTCTTGGGAAGCACTCCTCCTACCTCTCTGCCAGGTGTCCAGACACTGTGTTAGGCCCCGAAGACACAACACTCTGCCTGATCCCTGCTTTCAAGAGGTTCGCAGCGTGAGAGCACCCTCAGGAAAGGGCGATGTTGCAGGAGAGCATGCTGGAGTAGCGAGCAGGCCTCTCTGGCTAGAGAAGATTTTTAGTGCCGACAGAAGGCAAAGAGGGGAAAGGAACGCACACTTACGAGGGCCTACGTGCCAGGTGTTGTGTGCATGTCGCAGTTAATGTGTGCAGCAACCCAGTGCTCCGAGATGGTAAGCCATCTCCTTCATATCCAATTGCTAACAAGTGGTGGAGCTGAGGCAGGAATTGAGAACTCTCTGAAGCTCCATATTTACAATGGATTTCAAACCCTTTAAATCGCTAATAAATAGTGGGCAGATGCAAGTGTGTTCATATCCACATTTTAGCACCTAGGCATTCAGCAACAGGCTCACTTTTGTTTTCAGGCGTTGGAGAAAAGGTTCCCTTGCACTATCTGAGCATGTAGCTGAACTTcgctctctttttttcctttttattgaatttattggggtaacactggttaacaaaagtatacaggtttcaggctcacaattccacaacacatcatctgcgCACTgtattgtgtttaccaccccaagtcttCATCCATCAACAGTTGTCTTCCCTATACCCTCCTACAGTTCTCCCTACCACCCAACTCTTCTTAATGTTCATAGATTAAGGGACCTGTAGCTTCTCATGGGCATTTAAATCAGGCCCACGCATGCCCTTGATGTCGAGTATGCTAGTAGAGTGATGACCACCATTCCGTGAAATGCTAGTTGATGTGGCACAGCATGGTAGCTCTAGGTACAACAAACTTGCTTAAATCCTCTgaacatcagtttcctcatcagaaaaaTGAGAAGGTAATGGAATAGGGCTGTTATGTTAAGATCAAATGACATAATGCCTTTTAAGCACTTAGCATGATGTCTGGAGGATAGAAAGCCCTCAATATATGGAGACATCACTATCTTCATGATGCTTTTCTGCTCAATGCATGCTCTCTTTATTGTTCTAACAGTTGTGCCATAGCAAGTAAATATGTAACCTGTGAGTCAAGTTGTGATGACATTGCATTAGAAGCCCTTTTAGCTCTTATGGTAAGTGTGAGTGCTTCGTGTCTATTACTCTGTGGAAAGTATTCTAGCCAATTAGACTATTCCTAGTGATTTGACTTTGAAACAACATTATAATTTCTGATTGTGGATCATTTTAACTGAAGAATATCTTGCGATTGtaagaaaagaattttttttaaaaaagggatcaTGTGTGATCATTTGCCTAAGTTATATTTTTCAATACTGTTCAACCTCAGTGGCACGATATCACCCAGTGCATCCTGATTTCATGTTTTGTACTCATGAAAATGCCctcactctttttatttattgacaatATGTGAAGTAAACTGTTATAAATgtgaagttataaaataaatacatactaaTAAAACTCTAAGTTTTTTCTGTTTCATGCAGCGTGGTTTTGTATAAACTATTACTTGAAGGAGTTTTCCTAGTATTGGTAAAAGAAAAATTTTGGTAGGTAAGATTAGAAAATCACTCCAAAGCCAAAAGGTCTTGAACTCTTCTAGACATACAATCCTGAGAACAAAACACTGGAACATGAATACTTGGGCTTTGTCTCCAGGGATGAGAGGGCTCAGTCCACCCATCACTGATTTCTCTTTAAAGTACAAAAAGTGACAGATGGAGGCCAGGTCCCTCAGAGACCTTCGACTCATTTGCTCAGACAAGTAACTGCAGACAATTCACCAGCCTCCATTCTGCCAACAGTAAAATGACCGAACGCTGAAAtattgcatttcttggatgaagTCACTTTCtactatatatactagtatgtgcagGGTGAAAATTTTCTCTCGGCTTTGGTCCTCTTgaattgtttctcttcctttttttctacaGTGCAATGGGGGACTGTTCCTCATTGGGCTGTACACGGTAAAGATGGACCCATTACAAGGCGAGTGTCCTGAGGCTTACCCAACACCCTCTCCCAATGATTTCAGCAAAAACCTCCTAGGAGACTGGTCTTACCTTGTACTAAATATCTCCAGTGCTGACCCTCAGAGACTGAGGCCTCCAAGATTACATAGCCCACTGCTGCGATAGCTTTTCACCAGCACCATCAGCCTCTTCAGGCCTCAGGTGTCACCTGACATCTCCGCCTGTATCAACCAGTCCTGCCAAGCCTCTCATCCTGTTTGCTTTTGCTGTCCATCCTCAAGGCAAGACTCTCTGATCATCAGTTCTCGTCTTTCCTGTCATGTCCGTGCTACCCTGTGCTTCCCAGTACTGGCCTTTAAGATCCTCTAACACGCCTACCAGATATTCAGTCCTAAACAAATTTGCCTATATTATCAGCGTCCTTGCAGAATACCCTGTCCTCATATTCCTTAATTGACCACTGGTCCTTGTGGTAGTCTGTTGCCCTCAAGTCCCTTGAATGGAAGCTGCCCAGTCTCGCCACCTCAGGAGAGATGGGGAGTGATGGTAGCATTTCTTTTAGCTCATCATCATCACCTGCCCATTTGCAAACACATTTGCTCCCTCCTGGCATATGCTCACCAACTCTGCCCCACCACCCACTGTAGACCAGTCCTGACAAGCCGTAAAAGTGGGGCCAAAGAAGCCAAAGAGGGGCCCACTTAGGACTGAATCTGGCTGGGGTCATCTAAAGCAACAAAaagtaggaagaaaaagataatgaGGATAAACCATGTTCAAGAGAGTTCTGCAAGTCAAGACTCGGAAAGCATAGTTTTGAAGGGGTGGAACCTGAAATGAAGCACAGAAGTGAAGTAAGAGGATCTGATACAATTGTGAGATGCACTGAAGGTTTGTTTTTGTTGACCACCAGCATAATCTTTGGGTAGTCTCCCTCCCCTTCTTGTCTGGGTGGGCCAGGAGCTCCTTGAGTTTGCCCAGGGAGAAGCTGGTTGAGAAGCAGAAGACAGTGCCTGTAGATGGGCTTCTCAGAAGCTAGCCTTCCACTGTAGTGGGCCCTGGAGTGGTCCCTGGCCCGGAGTTGCATTACACAACTCCCAGATGTACCCAAATGGTTCTTGGCATCCCAAATGGACACTTTCTTAAAAACTAGAGTAACTCCAGAAGTGTATGTCAAAAATCAAttcatcagaagaaaaaaaggtgtCGCATTTCAGTCCCTCAGGACACCAGCTGGAGCTGCCCATCTCATCGTCTGGGCTGTCTGAAGCAGCAGCTGAGGCTTTCCCaatctgccccacccccacccttgaaGGGAAAAGTCACGAAAGGGAGGAGTTACCTacactgggtggtggtgctgaggcTGAGAGCCACTGCAGGAAGTccccagggaaggcaggggtagcCCACTCCCTTCCAGTCCTAGcccagatctgccctgctctgcacCATGTAAAGGCAGACCCACTAAAGGCCTTTCCTGGCTTCTTGGCACAACAGCTAGGCCAACAAACTCAATTACTAAAATAAGGCTTATTTGTTCTGGGATGTGGGTAAGTTACTTGCTAACAACTTTATCCTTTTGATTCTTACTGTTAAGCATTGTTAGGCAGCACCAGCATATAATTTAATCTAGGTTTACTTTGCCTCAATACTGTGACAAAATCTTTATGAGTACTCTACCCATGGCTTTCCATAAGTTATGAGGCTTTCCTTTAGTTGGTGGGAAGAGGCACTATTCCTAAACCTGGTGTGAGAACCAATGACTATTTCCTCCAATTATTTTAAGTGATTCTTTTCCCAGCATTGGGTTGTTTCTTTACACACATGAGCTAATCAGTACTTAAGTGATTACTTCGGCAGATCTCcagaattctctctcatctccagCACTCTCCTATGAACTCTAGCTGCCTTGGCCTCCTTATGCTCCTAGCTCCTTCTCTGTAACTCTGGAAAACCATCATGTTCTACTTGGGTTCTCTCCCTGCAGGGCAGTCAAGTTTTTCTTCAGGCAGTAAGCTGGAGCAATTATGGGGAGTCAGTTCATTTTTTCCTGATTCTCAGAGATCACTGGCCTTGATTCCTGATCATCAATACCTATGAGCtcttatttcatgtatttttttgttctttcagaccaaaaaaaaagtgtaaatctAATCCCTATTATTTCATCTTGGCTGAAAATGAAAGGttttttgtgtttaattttcttATAAAGATACTTAAAATTAGGAGAAATATCTTTTGTATTTACTCATCCATTTAATGTTTCTAGTACTCTTCATTTTTTGTGTACATTTGAGTTTGTATCtaatattattttccttcagCCTAAGGAATCTTCCTTAACTATTTCTTGTGGTGCTAGTTTATTGACAATGAATTACCTCAACTTGTTTGTATGGACAATGTCTTTATTTTAGCTCcacttctttttgtttgtttgttaatcctcacctgaggatatttttccatagatttttagacagagtgtaAGGGAAGGAGGGACACACacggagagagaaacagtgatgcgAGAGAGACATGTCCATTCCTGACCTATGCCAGGGACCAAGCctccaaccaaggtacgtgcccttgactggaatcaaacctgggacccttcattctgcaggctgatgttctatccactgagccaaataagcTAAAGCTCTCTCCACTTTTTAAGAATAGTTTCACTACATTCTATAATTCTAGGTTGGcaattttttatttcagcatattacatgtcattttttattttctggcttgtactatttctgaaaaaaattctgtagtaaatttcacttttgttttcttgTATATAATagtggctttttgttttttggggttggtttttttgttttgttttgttttgggtttctttaagATTTTGTCTTTTTCGGCCaacccgcatggctcagtggttgaacgtcgacctatgaacaaagAAGTCACGGTTAGATCCCGGTCAGGagacatgccagggttgcagacttgatccctagcgtggggcgtgcaggaggaagccaatcaatgattctctttcaacactgatatttctatctctctctccctctctcttcctctctaaaatcaataaaaatatatatttaaaaaatatttttgtctttcttacTGATTTTCATCAATTAGATTATGATGTACTTTGATGGGGTATTTATTCTGCTTGGTATTCATTGAATTTCTTGAATACTGAGGAAAATTTTgactattttttcaaataattttctgaTCCCATTCTTTTTTTAGAACTCAATTGCGAATTAGTTAGACTACTTATGgctctgttccttttttttcacaCCCCTTCCAGGCTTTTTTTCTCTGTGTGCATCTATAGAGAGAGTTTCTCTACTAGTTTTCAATTTCATAGGTTTTTGAATTCTGTGATTCTAAGCTACATTTAAGCCCATTTGGTGAATTTTTCACTTCTGATATTTTATGTTTTAGCTCTATGTTCCATGTGGTCCTTTTTTATACCATTTATTTATCACATTAtcttctggtttaaaaaaattcttgagagaaaccaagatggcggcataggtaaacaccggaaattgctgcctcccacaacaaattcaaaaatacaactagacCCGCGGAGTGTAAGCTCCGGGAAAGGAGTGTGACTTCTCAGCCTGGTTCTGCGACTTCGGCTGAGAAAGCGGGTAATGGATGCGCCGCCGCCGCTTTTCCTCTTCGGACCCAAACCTCGGATGTTTATTTTCTTGGTCTCGCGTCTTACGGGGGACCCAGTGCGGGGGCGCGGTCCCTCCGAAAATCCTTGTAACTTTACCGAATTTCTTAAGGATAGAGAACTGCAACTCCCGCCCTTCTTGAGCCAGTATTTCCCGTTTGCGGCTGCGTGGTTGGCCTGGGTTAAAGCATCTAGAGACCCTAGGATTGCTTCAGGTCAGCAGTCCccactggagaaaaaaatattggtaAATAAGTTATCTTCACACCATACAGGTTGGAACTACTAAGAGAAAGAACCTTAGGTTTGAAACCTTTCTGCTGAAGTGACACCTCGAGTAGTGTGTGTACATTGGCAACTGTTTTCTAGCTATATCCATACTTGAAAAACAAAGTATTATTTTGGAAACTCCcaacactgtatttttaaaaagctagttaTTGATTTTGGTGGTAGGTACTTCAACTTTCAGAGCTCACAGGCTCACCTAGGAATGATGGGAGTAACAAAGTTCTTATACTAAAGTAAATCATAAACCACTCATCTTTTCTTGGTGTCAGTAGTC
The sequence above is a segment of the Myotis daubentonii chromosome 5, mMyoDau2.1, whole genome shotgun sequence genome. Coding sequences within it:
- the PNMA2 gene encoding paraneoplastic antigen Ma2, producing the protein MALALLEDWCRLMSVDDQKSLMVMGIPVECEEAEIQEVLQETLKSLGRYRLLGKIFRKQENASAVLLELLGDTDVSEIPSEVQGRGGVWKVVFKTPNQDAEFLERLHLFLEKEGQTVSGMFRALGHEGVSPASAPCVSPELLAQVVGQAVAHAPQPLLPMRYRKLRVFSGSAVPAPEEEPFEIWLEQATEIVKEWPVAEAEKKRWLMESLRGPALDLLRILQADNPSVSVDECLEAFKQVFGSLESRRTSQVRYLKTYQEEGEKISAYVLRLESLLRKAVEKRAIPRNIADQVRLEQVLAGASLSETLWCRLRELKDQGPAPGFLELMKVIREEEEEEAAFENENTDESDEGDGYGHWHKEVDN